One region of Flavobacterium pisciphilum genomic DNA includes:
- a CDS encoding PepSY-like domain-containing protein, producing MKKIILSGFIALALLFTTTSCSSDNDDDDNNEYIISADDLPKLATTFVTSYFPSATYKQIKKQNIPDSDGSIYDVLLSNNFEIDFDIDGNWIDIDGNNQAIPVELIPEKINTYVKENYPDQSVTAIDNEKTYIEIDLTNNLELIFDIEGNFIRIDK from the coding sequence ATGAAAAAAATAATCTTATCTGGCTTTATTGCCTTAGCACTTCTATTCACGACAACATCTTGTAGCAGTGATAATGACGACGACGATAACAATGAATACATAATTAGTGCTGATGATTTACCTAAACTGGCAACTACTTTTGTTACCTCTTACTTTCCTAGCGCTACTTATAAGCAAATAAAAAAACAAAATATTCCTGACTCTGATGGCTCTATTTATGATGTTTTGCTAAGTAATAATTTTGAAATTGATTTTGATATCGATGGAAATTGGATTGATATTGATGGAAATAATCAAGCAATTCCTGTGGAGTTAATTCCCGAAAAAATCAATACTTATGTGAAAGAAAATTATCCGGATCAATCTGTTACTGCAATTGATAATGAAAAAACATATATTGAAATAGACCTTACTAATAATCTAGAACTCATCTTTGATATTGAGGGAAATTTTATTCGCATAGACAAATAA
- a CDS encoding PepSY-like domain-containing protein, with the protein MKTKLNLAICLIAGLAFGLSANAQKTVITKAALPASAQTFLKTHFSGQEPTYIVEDKEMFSKDYKVQFANNVEVEFDGKGNWEEVDGNHQAIPTTVIPKKIMAYVNTHFANTSITKIDKGTWGYEVNLSNNLELEFNSKGNFIRIDD; encoded by the coding sequence ATGAAAACTAAATTAAACTTGGCTATTTGTCTAATAGCAGGATTAGCATTTGGACTTTCTGCAAATGCTCAAAAAACAGTAATCACTAAGGCTGCATTGCCAGCAAGTGCACAAACCTTTTTAAAAACTCACTTTTCAGGACAGGAACCTACTTATATAGTTGAAGACAAAGAAATGTTCTCTAAAGATTACAAAGTTCAGTTTGCAAATAATGTCGAAGTCGAATTTGATGGAAAAGGAAATTGGGAAGAAGTAGATGGAAATCACCAAGCTATCCCTACGACTGTAATTCCTAAAAAAATTATGGCTTATGTAAATACTCACTTTGCCAACACATCAATAACCAAAATTGATAAAGGTACTTGGGGTTATGAAGTAAACTTGAGTAACAATTTAGAATTAGAGTTTAACTCTAAAGGTAACTTTATAAGAATTGACGATTAA
- a CDS encoding sensor histidine kinase, with the protein MKLQNYTLRYLALTLLIVIPIWAGIFYMLILDEVHDNIDDDLKNSKIIIIRHAFADNKLLNSPEFGINKFTIKPLPKGNYSRKDEFSTSKEFMEYDNDNQPIRTLKTVFKDDKGNPYELTIKASIVEEDELLEDLFLALIGLYIMLVISILAVNHLLLKRIWKSFHIILENLKEIKLGTGSRLKPINSPIDEFNILAKEVEKMLNRNEIIYSSQKQFIENASHELQTPLAISINKLELFAENNILPDEQMMEIGKITDTLNRMTRLNKSLLMLSKIENQQFSEEENVNFNELIILLTEDYADLAEFKKVKITVIENDTLHYIMNKGLAIALISNLLKNALIHNHPDGFVNFIINKNDIIISNSSNNPPLNSEMIFGRFYRHTTTNESTGLGLSIVKSIINNYSITIEYLFTGNHQFKISFYKK; encoded by the coding sequence ATGAAATTACAAAACTATACACTTCGCTATCTAGCACTTACACTGCTTATTGTTATTCCAATTTGGGCAGGGATTTTTTATATGCTAATTTTAGATGAAGTACATGATAATATTGATGATGATTTAAAAAATTCTAAAATCATTATTATCCGACATGCCTTTGCCGACAATAAACTATTGAATTCTCCTGAATTTGGTATCAACAAGTTTACAATAAAACCTCTTCCAAAAGGCAATTATTCTCGAAAAGACGAATTCTCTACTTCTAAAGAATTCATGGAATATGATAATGATAACCAACCCATCCGTACATTAAAAACAGTCTTTAAAGATGATAAAGGCAATCCTTATGAATTAACTATAAAAGCATCAATTGTTGAAGAAGATGAATTACTTGAAGACCTATTTCTAGCATTAATAGGTTTATACATCATGCTTGTTATTAGCATACTAGCCGTAAATCATTTACTTTTAAAAAGAATCTGGAAATCATTTCATATCATTTTAGAAAATCTTAAAGAGATTAAATTAGGGACAGGCAGTCGATTAAAACCGATAAACTCTCCTATAGATGAATTCAATATTTTGGCAAAGGAAGTAGAGAAAATGCTAAATCGTAATGAGATAATTTATTCAAGTCAAAAACAGTTTATCGAAAATGCTTCTCATGAATTACAAACTCCACTGGCAATAAGTATCAACAAACTAGAATTATTTGCAGAGAATAATATTCTTCCTGACGAACAGATGATGGAAATAGGAAAGATAACCGATACATTAAATCGAATGACACGATTGAATAAGTCTTTATTAATGTTATCCAAAATAGAAAACCAACAATTTTCTGAAGAAGAAAATGTCAACTTTAATGAACTCATTATACTACTAACCGAGGACTACGCAGATTTGGCCGAATTCAAGAAAGTAAAAATAACTGTGATCGAAAATGATACGTTGCATTATATAATGAACAAAGGTTTGGCAATTGCTTTAATTAGTAATTTATTAAAAAATGCTTTAATACATAATCATCCAGATGGTTTTGTCAATTTCATAATAAACAAAAATGATATCATAATTTCAAATAGCAGTAATAATCCCCCTTTAAATTCTGAAATGATTTTCGGAAGATTTTATCGACATACCACAACCAATGAGTCTACTGGTTTAGGTTTATCTATTGTGAAATCGATTATAAATAACTATTCAATCACTATCGAATATTTATTTACAGGAAATCATCAATTCAAAATTAGTTTTTATAAAAAGTAG
- a CDS encoding response regulator transcription factor, with the protein MKILIIEDEAGLREVVQQSLEKEKYIVETAHDYISGLDKLGAYDYDCILIDIMLPNGNGLDLLLEVKRQKKQSAVIIISAKDAVDDKVKGLDLGADDYLSKPFHLSELHARIKSAIRRNNHNGDNLITWKNVILYPEQRTVSIDNNELILNRKEFDLLYYFIINPNRLINKTAIAEYVWGDHTDQADNLDFVYSQIKNLRKKLKDSDAEIDIQAVYGIGYKMN; encoded by the coding sequence ATGAAAATTTTAATAATAGAAGATGAGGCTGGTTTACGTGAAGTAGTACAACAATCACTTGAAAAAGAAAAATATATTGTCGAAACTGCCCATGATTATATTTCTGGACTAGACAAACTGGGCGCATATGATTATGATTGTATTCTAATTGATATCATGCTCCCTAACGGAAATGGGCTTGACTTACTTTTGGAAGTAAAAAGACAAAAAAAACAAAGTGCCGTTATTATTATTTCGGCAAAAGATGCTGTTGATGATAAAGTAAAGGGACTAGACTTGGGAGCCGATGATTATTTAAGTAAGCCTTTTCATTTATCTGAATTACATGCTCGAATCAAATCGGCAATTCGTAGAAACAATCATAATGGAGATAATTTAATTACTTGGAAAAACGTAATACTCTATCCTGAACAACGAACAGTTTCTATAGATAATAATGAACTAATCCTAAACAGAAAAGAGTTTGATTTACTTTACTATTTTATAATAAATCCAAATCGATTAATTAATAAAACGGCAATAGCCGAATATGTATGGGGTGATCATACTGATCAAGCCGACAATTTGGATTTTGTATATTCCCAAATTAAGAATTTACGCAAAAAACTGAAAGACAGTGATGCCGAAATTGATATTCAGGCAGTTTACGGGATTGGATACAAAATGAATTAA